TTGCAAGAGCAATCGATAATGAGATGAAGGTTAATGGCTATGATTGTGTCTATCTAGACTTCTCATTTAAAGATAAAGAGTGGATTAAATCTAGATTTCCAACAATCACTCAGCGCTGCAAAGAACTTGGTATTGATATATCTAAAGAAGCTCTCCCCGTTGTTCCTGCTGCACATTACACTTGTGGTGGCGTTAATACAAACATAGATGCACAAAGCAGCATAAACAATCTTTATGCCGTTGGTGAAGTCGCACATACTGGAGTGCATGGTGCAAATAGAATGGCAAGTAACTCCTTGCTTGAGTGCGTAGTGTTTGCTAAATCCTGTGCCAATCATATTAACAGTAGTGAATTTGAAAATTCACAAACTAAAATTGAAAAATGGGACGACTCAAGAGTGGCGCCCTCTAAAGAAAAAGTAGTTATTGCTCATTTATGGCACGAAATAAGACTCATCATGTGGAACTTTGTTGGCATCGTTAGAAGTAATAATCGACTGAACTCCGCGTATCTAAAAATTCAACAAATTAATAAAGAAGTTGATGAGTATTATCGTATTTATACTGTAACTGAGGATTTAATTGAACTAAGAAACTTAGCTCAAACTTCTAAAATTATTGTAGAATCTGCACTGTCTAGAAAAGAGAGTAGAGGATTGCACTATAACCAAGATTATCCAAATAAAATGAGCAAAATTCAAAACACAGTAATGACTAAGTCATGATATTAGAAATTCTCAAATACCCTGATAAGCGCTTAAGAACTGTTGCAAAGGCAGTTGAGAATGTTAACAGTGAGATAAAAAAGCAAGTTAAAGATATGTTTGAAACTATGTATGATGCGCCAGGAATTGGTCTTGCAGCAACTCAAGTTAACTTTCATCAGCGCCTTATAGTTGTGGATGTATCAGAAGAGTGTAATGAGCCAATCTGCCTTATTAACCCTGAGATTATTGAAAAAAATGGTGAAATTGAATGGGAAGAGGGTTGCCTTTCAGTACCAAATTATTATGAGAGTGTTAAAAGAGCTAATGAAATTAAAGTCAGTGCCCTGAATGAACTAGGCCAATCATTTGAGATTGAAGCAAGTGAGATGCTTGCTGTTTGTATTCAGCATGAAATGGATCATTTAAATGGAATATTGTTTGTGGATCATTTATCAAAACTAAAGCAGAAGAGACTTAAAAAGAAAGCGGAAAAGCAAACAAAAAAGCTTTAAGTTAATATCTTTATGAATATTGGTTCACATAAACTAACTTCGAAAGTACTGCTTGCTCCCATGGCAGGCACAAGTGACAAACCCTTTAGAATGATATGCAGGGATCAAGGTGCTGGCCTTACAACATCTGAAATGGTGGTAATTCAAAATCATCTATTAAATTCAAATAAATCAAAACACCGCTTGGATTTTAGCTCGGAACAACTGCCTATCAGCATTCAAATTGCTGGATCAGAGGCACAAGAACTAGCAAATTCTGCAATTAAAGCACTAGAATTTGGGGCAGATATTATTGATATCAATATGGGATGTCCAGCAAAAAAAGTATGCAATAAAGCAGCTGGATCCGCTCTCATGCAAAATGAAGAATTGGTAGAAGATATTTTAAAAGCTGTAGTAAATGCTGTTGAAGTTCCTGTCACTCTCAAAATGAGAACAGGCTGGGATGAGGAAAATAAAAATGCACCAACAATTGCAAAAATTGCA
This sequence is a window from Candidatus Pseudothioglobus singularis PS1. Protein-coding genes within it:
- the def gene encoding peptide deformylase, which gives rise to MILEILKYPDKRLRTVAKAVENVNSEIKKQVKDMFETMYDAPGIGLAATQVNFHQRLIVVDVSEECNEPICLINPEIIEKNGEIEWEEGCLSVPNYYESVKRANEIKVSALNELGQSFEIEASEMLAVCIQHEMDHLNGILFVDHLSKLKQKRLKKKAEKQTKKL